From bacterium, one genomic window encodes:
- the gdhA gene encoding NADP-specific glutamate dehydrogenase: MGNGLDGVIQPIYDAVIARNPAEKEFHQAVKEVLECLGPVLAKHPEFAEHKIIERICEPERQIIFRVPWTNDHGEDMINRGFRVQFNSALGPYKGGIRFHPTVYLGIVKFLGFEQIFKNALTGMPIGGAKGGSDFDPKGRSDGEVMRFCQSFMTELQRHIGEHTDVPAGDIGVGGREIGYMYGQYKRLSNRWEAGVLTGKGIAWGGSLVRTEATGYGATFFVDEMLKARGDSFEGKVCTVSGSGNVAIYTIEKIHQLGGKCIACSDSGGVILHEKGLDLDLIKQLKEVERRRIKDYAKYHKDAVYMEKGNIWDIPCQVAMPSATENELHGKHAKVLVKNGCIAVGEGANMPSTPKAAEVFLNARIAYGPGKAANAGGVATSALEMQQNAMRDAWTFEDTEVKLHRIMKNIHQLCYETAEEYGEPGNYVVGANIAGFIKVARAMLAHGLI, translated from the coding sequence ATGGGAAACGGATTAGACGGAGTTATTCAGCCAATTTACGATGCGGTTATTGCGAGAAACCCGGCCGAGAAGGAGTTCCACCAGGCTGTCAAGGAAGTGCTCGAGTGCCTGGGGCCGGTCCTTGCCAAACACCCGGAGTTTGCCGAGCACAAGATCATCGAGCGCATCTGCGAGCCCGAGAGACAGATCATCTTCAGGGTGCCGTGGACCAACGACCATGGCGAGGACATGATCAACCGCGGTTTTCGCGTCCAGTTCAACAGCGCCCTGGGCCCTTACAAGGGCGGGATCCGCTTCCACCCCACGGTCTACCTCGGGATCGTCAAGTTCCTGGGCTTCGAGCAGATCTTCAAGAATGCCCTGACGGGTATGCCCATCGGAGGGGCAAAAGGCGGTTCCGATTTCGATCCCAAGGGCAGGTCCGACGGGGAGGTCATGCGGTTCTGCCAGAGCTTCATGACCGAGCTTCAAAGGCACATCGGTGAGCATACCGACGTGCCGGCGGGCGACATCGGGGTGGGCGGCAGGGAGATCGGCTACATGTACGGGCAGTACAAAAGGCTTAGCAACAGGTGGGAGGCCGGGGTGCTGACCGGCAAGGGTATCGCCTGGGGCGGTTCCCTGGTCCGGACGGAGGCCACCGGCTACGGCGCCACGTTTTTTGTGGACGAGATGCTCAAGGCCAGGGGAGACAGCTTCGAGGGCAAGGTCTGCACTGTGTCCGGTTCCGGGAACGTCGCCATCTACACCATCGAGAAGATCCACCAGCTGGGCGGCAAGTGCATCGCCTGTTCGGACTCAGGCGGCGTCATCCTTCACGAGAAGGGGCTGGACCTCGACCTCATCAAGCAGCTCAAGGAGGTGGAGAGGCGGCGGATCAAGGATTACGCCAAGTACCACAAGGATGCCGTTTATATGGAAAAGGGCAACATCTGGGATATCCCCTGCCAGGTGGCCATGCCTTCCGCCACGGAGAATGAACTCCACGGAAAGCACGCAAAGGTCCTGGTGAAGAACGGGTGCATCGCTGTCGGGGAGGGCGCCAACATGCCCTCCACCCCCAAGGCAGCCGAGGTATTCCTGAACGCCAGGATCGCCTACGGTCCCGGCAAGGCAGCCAACGCCGGCGGTGTGGCCACCTCAGCCCTCGAGATGCAGCAGAACGCCATGCGGGATGCCTGGACTTTCGAGGACACCGAAGTGAAGCTTCACAGGATCATGAAGAACATCCACCAGCTTTGCTACGAAACCGCTGAAGAGTACGGAGAGCCGGGAAACTACGTCGTCGGCGCCAACATCGCCGGGTTCATCAAGGTGGCCCGCGCCATGCTCGCCCACGGCCTCATCTGA
- a CDS encoding serine/threonine-protein kinase — translation MKKVFGNYTLVERIGVGGMGEVHRAIKGGPDGFRVEVALKLILPHLARDDAFRTRFSREARLAARLNHPNIVRVHGFDIQDGSPFIEMEYVAGADLAALIRTLCEGERLPLPQAVHIIHGVARGLAYAHSSPRSGGDGGPAAGPVVHRDLNPHNILLSYAGEVKIADFGIARASLADITASATLMGKLAYMAPEQVDGKPLDHRCDLFSLGITAYQLFTGVHPFKRASEAATLIAVQKASFRPIEEFIPELPKDITAAIASLLAADPEDRPASAAQIADIMEKHVEPGTSAAVARRVERASAPVQGNITAAATAQTMQRLRKPWTVPVLGATAAGLTALLILVNLFSSAPVRQPDQSAPPTQVISSPPSTPVPASPGEELVDARVRVVTVPQQADIFMKGTLLGRSPLTVSLPSEEGEAEFRAELPAFSRTRFTLRRDQAGEEVIIELTPIPMVTVHIQAVPWARIMINGKDAGETPRDIELPIGQQLLTLVNPVLGVTKEIDVMVHKGMKPLTIDMEER, via the coding sequence ATGAAGAAGGTCTTCGGCAACTACACCCTTGTTGAGCGCATCGGCGTCGGGGGCATGGGAGAAGTCCACCGGGCCATCAAGGGAGGGCCGGACGGTTTCAGGGTCGAGGTTGCCCTCAAGCTCATCCTGCCTCACCTCGCCAGGGACGACGCCTTCAGAACGAGGTTCTCCAGGGAGGCCCGTCTGGCTGCCCGCCTCAACCACCCGAACATCGTCCGGGTTCACGGTTTCGATATCCAGGATGGTTCCCCCTTCATCGAGATGGAGTACGTGGCCGGCGCCGATCTGGCCGCCCTGATCAGGACCCTTTGCGAAGGGGAACGCCTGCCTCTTCCCCAGGCTGTTCACATCATCCACGGCGTGGCGAGGGGACTCGCCTACGCCCACTCCAGTCCGCGCAGCGGCGGGGATGGAGGGCCTGCCGCCGGACCGGTAGTTCACCGCGATCTCAACCCTCACAATATCCTCCTGTCCTACGCCGGGGAGGTCAAGATCGCTGACTTCGGTATCGCCAGGGCCTCCCTTGCCGACATCACCGCATCGGCCACACTCATGGGGAAACTGGCCTACATGGCGCCGGAGCAGGTTGACGGCAAACCTCTGGACCATCGCTGCGATCTCTTCAGCCTCGGCATCACCGCCTACCAGCTGTTCACCGGTGTCCACCCTTTCAAAAGGGCCAGCGAGGCAGCCACCCTCATCGCGGTCCAGAAAGCATCCTTCCGGCCCATCGAAGAGTTTATTCCTGAACTGCCAAAGGACATCACGGCGGCTATCGCTTCCCTCCTTGCAGCCGACCCCGAAGATCGCCCGGCCAGTGCCGCTCAAATCGCCGATATCATGGAAAAACACGTCGAGCCCGGCACGTCGGCAGCCGTCGCCCGGCGGGTCGAGAGGGCATCCGCTCCCGTGCAGGGCAATATAACCGCCGCCGCGACCGCTCAAACCATGCAACGGCTCCGCAAGCCGTGGACGGTTCCTGTCCTGGGGGCAACGGCTGCCGGGTTGACCGCCCTGCTCATCCTTGTAAACCTTTTTTCCAGCGCCCCTGTTCGACAACCCGATCAATCCGCGCCACCGACACAGGTGATCTCCTCCCCACCATCCACCCCTGTACCGGCCTCACCCGGTGAAGAACTGGTGGACGCCCGGGTGCGCGTCGTCACCGTTCCCCAACAGGCCGACATCTTCATGAAAGGGACGCTCCTGGGCCGCTCACCATTAACGGTCTCCCTGCCGTCGGAAGAAGGGGAAGCGGAGTTCCGGGCCGAGCTGCCCGCCTTTTCCCGGACCCGTTTCACACTGAGGCGGGACCAGGCCGGGGAAGAGGTCATCATCGAGCTTACGCCCATCCCAATGGTAACTGTTCACATCCAGGCCGTACCGTGGGCCAGGATCATGATCAATGGAAAGGATGCGGGAGAAACACCCCGGGACATCGAGCTGCCCATCGGGCAACAGCTGCTGACCCTGGTCAACCCTGTCCTGGGGGTCACGAAAGAGATCGACGTGATGGTTCACAAAGGGATGAAACCTCTCACCATCGATATGGAGGAGAGATAG
- a CDS encoding ABC transporter ATP-binding protein encodes MLNLDSVSVTYSTAAGDHQALAAVDMTVEKGGSCVIIGPTGCGKTSLLFLLAGLIAPTEGRVSVGGDTLAGVRRGTSLILQQHGLFPWKDAYANASLGLTLRNVDPREVLSTTRKLMEEMGIWEIRKSLPSQLSGGQRQRVAIARSLATSPDLLLMDEPFSALDAMTRETLQDLVLALWKEWAFTFVLVTHSIEEAVFLGKKIVVMSAGPGRIAQVVDNRAMGDHGFRLTGPFHEKCTELRRLMEHTRQENPA; translated from the coding sequence TTGCTCAACCTCGATTCTGTCAGCGTAACCTACTCCACGGCGGCCGGTGACCACCAGGCACTTGCCGCCGTCGACATGACGGTGGAAAAGGGCGGTTCCTGCGTCATCATCGGGCCGACGGGGTGCGGCAAAACCTCTCTCCTGTTCCTCCTGGCCGGCCTCATTGCGCCCACGGAGGGGCGGGTATCGGTAGGCGGCGATACCTTGGCGGGAGTCCGCCGGGGAACCAGCCTCATTCTCCAGCAGCACGGCCTTTTCCCGTGGAAAGACGCTTACGCCAATGCTTCCCTGGGGCTCACCCTGCGGAACGTGGACCCTCGAGAGGTCCTCTCGACCACTCGAAAACTCATGGAAGAGATGGGGATATGGGAGATAAGGAAGAGCCTCCCCTCCCAGCTTTCCGGAGGCCAGAGGCAGCGGGTAGCCATCGCCCGGTCCCTGGCCACATCCCCGGATCTTCTTCTCATGGACGAGCCGTTTTCCGCCCTGGATGCCATGACCCGGGAGACCCTCCAGGACCTGGTACTTGCCCTTTGGAAGGAATGGGCTTTCACCTTCGTCCTGGTGACCCACAGTATCGAAGAGGCGGTATTCCTGGGCAAAAAGATCGTCGTCATGTCAGCCGGGCCCGGCCGCATCGCCCAGGTGGTGGATAACCGTGCCATGGGAGATCACGGTTTTCGCCTCACCGGACCGTTCCATGAAAAATGCACCGAGCTTCGCCGGCTCATGGAACATACCCGCCAGGAAAACCCGGCATGA
- a CDS encoding ABC transporter permease — protein sequence MSRKQRTLTGYILALGTILALWQAAAWVLSTQSLPGPLSVAVSFFSQITGRLAGHFLVSGYRVLVSLVLALGTAVPFGIAMGRIKGADRLLSPFVYLLYPIPKIALLPLILLLFGIGDGSKIFLISFILFFQILVATRDAAREIPREHILSMRSLGAGRRQKAIHLVLPAILPKVLTSLRIGIGTSIAVLFFVESFATSKGLGFFILDAWSRLDYESMYAGIVGMGLLGVILYELVEVLDRKLCGWTKI from the coding sequence ATGAGCCGGAAACAGCGCACCTTGACCGGGTACATTTTAGCCCTGGGCACCATCCTGGCGCTCTGGCAGGCCGCCGCCTGGGTGCTTTCCACACAGTCTCTCCCGGGACCTTTATCTGTCGCCGTTTCCTTTTTCTCCCAGATCACCGGCCGGCTCGCCGGTCACTTTCTCGTCTCCGGCTACCGGGTCCTTGTGAGCCTCGTTCTCGCCCTCGGCACAGCAGTACCTTTTGGCATCGCCATGGGCAGGATCAAGGGAGCGGACCGGCTCCTGTCACCTTTCGTCTACCTTCTCTACCCGATACCGAAGATCGCCCTCCTGCCGCTGATCCTCCTCCTGTTCGGTATCGGGGACGGTTCCAAGATCTTCCTCATCTCCTTCATCCTCTTTTTCCAGATCCTCGTGGCCACCCGGGACGCGGCGCGTGAGATCCCCAGGGAACACATCCTTTCCATGCGCTCCCTTGGGGCCGGCAGGAGGCAGAAGGCGATCCACCTTGTGCTGCCGGCAATTCTGCCCAAGGTCCTCACGAGCCTCCGGATCGGGATCGGGACCTCCATCGCCGTCCTTTTCTTCGTGGAATCCTTTGCCACCAGCAAGGGCCTCGGATTCTTCATCCTGGACGCCTGGAGCCGGCTCGATTACGAGAGCATGTATGCGGGGATCGTGGGGATGGGCCTTCTCGGAGTGATCCTCTACGAGTTGGTGGAGGTCCTGGACCGGAAGTTATGCGGGTGGACCAAAATATAA